A DNA window from Actinokineospora baliensis contains the following coding sequences:
- the queE gene encoding 7-carboxy-7-deazaguanine synthase produces the protein MYLIKEIFYTLQGEGSHAGRPSVFCRFSRCNLWTGREKDRHRATCTFCDTDFVGTDGPGGGKFATAEALAAAITAAWAGAAHPRSRPYVVCTGGEPLLQLDKPAVDALHAAGFEVAVETNGTRPAPPGLDWICVSPKSTAPVVLTSGDDLKLVFPQPDAMPELFEHLDFAHFLLQPMDGPDIEANTRAAVEYCLEHPQWHLSLQTHKYLGIA, from the coding sequence ATGTACCTGATCAAGGAGATCTTCTACACCCTGCAAGGCGAGGGCTCACACGCCGGGCGGCCCTCGGTGTTCTGCCGCTTCAGCCGCTGCAACCTGTGGACCGGCCGGGAGAAGGACCGCCACCGGGCCACCTGCACGTTCTGCGACACCGACTTCGTCGGCACCGACGGTCCGGGTGGCGGCAAGTTCGCCACCGCTGAGGCACTCGCCGCGGCGATCACCGCGGCCTGGGCGGGCGCCGCGCACCCGCGCAGCAGGCCGTACGTCGTCTGCACCGGCGGCGAACCCCTGCTGCAGCTGGACAAGCCCGCGGTCGACGCATTGCACGCGGCCGGTTTCGAGGTCGCGGTCGAGACCAACGGCACCCGCCCCGCCCCGCCCGGTCTGGACTGGATCTGCGTCTCCCCCAAGTCCACCGCGCCAGTGGTGCTGACCAGCGGCGACGACCTCAAGCTGGTCTTCCCCCAGCCCGACGCGATGCCGGAGCTGTTCGAGCACCTCGACTTCGCCCACTTCCTGCTCCAGCCCATGGACGGCCCGGACATCGAGGCCAACACCCGCGCCGCGGTCGAGTACTGCCTGGAGCACCCGCAGTGGCACCTGAGCCTGCAGACCCACAAGTACCTGGGAATCGCCTGA
- the queC gene encoding 7-cyano-7-deazaguanine synthase QueC yields the protein MTATKRKAVVLLSGGLDSATVLAIAAADGFETYALSFRYGQRHSVELAAAGRVATALGAAKHVVADIDLRVFGGSALTDDSLEVPHHDSAEAVSQDIPITYVPARNTIFLSFALAWAETLGAQDIFIGVNALDYSGYPDCRPEYIEAFQKMANLATKAGVEGTQDLTIHMPLVALTKAQTIERGLALGVDYSLTHSCYDPLGDQACGTCDSCLLRGRGFAELGLTDPALA from the coding sequence GTGACAGCGACGAAGCGCAAGGCGGTTGTGCTGCTCAGCGGGGGGTTGGACTCGGCGACGGTCCTGGCCATCGCCGCAGCGGACGGCTTCGAGACCTACGCGCTGAGCTTCCGCTATGGCCAACGGCACTCGGTCGAGCTCGCGGCGGCGGGTCGGGTGGCCACCGCCCTGGGCGCGGCCAAGCACGTAGTGGCCGACATCGACCTGCGCGTCTTCGGCGGCTCCGCGCTCACCGACGACTCCCTAGAGGTCCCGCACCACGACAGCGCCGAGGCCGTCAGCCAGGACATCCCGATCACCTACGTGCCCGCGCGCAACACCATCTTCCTGTCCTTCGCCCTCGCCTGGGCCGAAACCCTGGGCGCGCAGGACATCTTCATCGGGGTCAACGCCCTCGATTACAGCGGTTACCCCGATTGCCGCCCGGAATACATCGAGGCGTTCCAGAAAATGGCGAACCTGGCCACCAAGGCCGGGGTCGAGGGCACCCAGGACCTCACCATCCACATGCCGCTGGTGGCGCTGACCAAGGCGCAGACCATCGAGCGCGGACTCGCCCTCGGCGTGGACTACAGCCTCACCCACAGCTGCTACGACCCGCTCGGCGACCAGGCCTGCGGCACCTGCGACTCGTGCCTGCTGCGCGGCCGCGGCTTCGCCGAACTCGGGCTCACCGACCCGGCGCTTGCCTGA
- a CDS encoding tRNA-guanine transglycosylase: MRASRVFVTNRESKHRLPLFLPVYQPHRQHGLLESWEDGPRVDGCIVNSYFLYKQRDLREQVLEQGLHDYLGFDGLVTTDSGAFQGFTRKLYLDNRDIVRFQDRIGSDILAPLDLVTPPGDSRSTAEAKLTATEKRIKQALGIVERGILAGVTQGGRYMDLRHRSVRTLRDMGVRYLALGSLVPFFNRNHDMGFVGAVAKDAREVIGPDVPMHLYGAGDPCELPFLTACGVNIFDSASYGHFARDGWYMTPYGAIRDPGPLQAGEYRCACPACAEDPTVFPEGEDLFLHNLWTICATMEEINTRLDTDTLNDYLEEILEVHGAWFPTSALERSWRELEG; encoded by the coding sequence ATGCGGGCTTCGCGGGTATTCGTGACCAATCGGGAGAGCAAACACCGGCTCCCCCTGTTCCTCCCGGTGTACCAGCCGCACCGCCAGCACGGCCTGTTGGAGAGCTGGGAGGACGGTCCCCGGGTCGACGGGTGCATCGTCAACTCCTATTTCCTCTACAAGCAGCGCGACCTGCGCGAACAGGTCCTGGAACAGGGCTTACACGATTACCTCGGATTCGACGGGTTGGTCACCACCGATTCCGGTGCTTTCCAGGGGTTCACCCGCAAGCTCTACCTGGACAACCGCGACATCGTCCGGTTCCAGGACCGCATCGGCAGCGACATCCTCGCCCCGCTGGACCTGGTGACCCCGCCCGGCGACTCCCGCTCGACCGCCGAGGCCAAGCTGACCGCCACCGAGAAGCGGATCAAGCAAGCGCTGGGGATCGTCGAGCGCGGCATCCTCGCCGGGGTCACCCAGGGCGGCCGGTACATGGACCTGCGCCACCGGAGCGTGCGGACCCTGCGCGACATGGGGGTCCGCTACCTGGCCCTGGGCAGCCTGGTGCCGTTCTTCAACCGCAACCACGACATGGGGTTCGTCGGCGCTGTCGCCAAGGACGCCCGCGAGGTCATCGGCCCAGACGTGCCCATGCACCTCTATGGCGCGGGTGACCCGTGCGAGCTGCCGTTCCTCACGGCTTGCGGCGTCAACATCTTCGACTCAGCCTCTTACGGCCACTTCGCGCGTGACGGTTGGTACATGACGCCATATGGCGCCATCCGGGACCCTGGGCCGTTGCAGGCAGGGGAGTACCGCTGCGCGTGTCCGGCGTGCGCCGAGGACCCGACGGTGTTCCCGGAGGGTGAGGACCTGTTCCTGCACAACCTGTGGACGATCTGCGCCACCATGGAAGAGATCAACACCCGGCTCGACACGGACACCCTCAACGACTACCTCGAGGAGATCCTCGAGGTGCACGGCGCCTGGTTTCCCACCAGCGCCCTCGAGCGGTCCTGGCGCGAACTGGAGGGCTGA
- a CDS encoding TetR/AcrR family transcriptional regulator has translation MDDQPGLRERKKEATRRQLSAAALDLIEAHGFDDASCAAIAAAANVSKKTLFNYFALKADLVLELPRKPHVHEPAAVVRAREPGETPHGALRAHLLAGLAARHPSTGLSDDPEVLRLNRVIRDNPPLADRAAQYREESRRLLVGALIEEGTPVLTARLVATQLHGTLEVLIAENTRRTMTGDPPDQIYPDAVAATEEAFTLLTQGLGDLLRRPG, from the coding sequence GTGGACGATCAGCCGGGCCTGCGCGAACGCAAGAAAGAGGCCACCCGACGGCAACTGTCGGCCGCCGCCCTCGACCTCATCGAGGCCCACGGCTTCGACGACGCCTCCTGCGCTGCCATCGCCGCCGCGGCCAACGTGTCCAAGAAGACGCTGTTCAACTACTTCGCGCTCAAAGCCGACCTCGTCCTCGAACTCCCCAGAAAACCGCACGTCCACGAACCCGCGGCGGTCGTCCGCGCGCGCGAACCGGGGGAGACCCCGCACGGCGCGCTGCGCGCCCACCTGCTCGCAGGCCTAGCCGCCCGCCACCCGTCCACCGGCCTCAGCGACGACCCAGAAGTCCTCCGGCTCAACCGGGTAATCCGCGACAACCCGCCCCTGGCCGACCGGGCGGCGCAGTACCGCGAGGAAAGCAGGCGGCTGCTGGTGGGCGCGCTGATCGAAGAAGGCACCCCGGTCCTGACGGCCCGCCTGGTCGCCACCCAACTCCACGGCACCCTCGAAGTCCTCATAGCCGAGAACACCCGCCGAACCATGACCGGCGACCCCCCGGACCAGATCTACCCGGACGCGGTAGCCGCCACCGAGGAAGCCTTCACCCTCCTCACCCAAGGCCTTGGCGACCTGCTCCGCCGCCCGGGATGA
- a CDS encoding AraC family transcriptional regulator, with translation MDPFDELLRGVRASGADLRQVEVSGGVRVGAVGSLVLCAPLEGDVTADGRAVPVGETMIAREPVSIVAEGHRAVLFVGTYQVRGKVGQRLLDVLPPLLVVPDGAGCESVRSFVDSQTRGGAQIAQDRLLDWLVVCTLRSWFDREAAAAPGWLLAMADDAIGPVLRAMHTKPDHPWTLAALADQAGVSRTTLATRFTKLVGDPPLTYLTDWRMTLAADLLTDSTTTVAAIARQVGYADAFGFSTAFKRFHGTSPSDYRASCRPDAECVDQVCS, from the coding sequence ATGGACCCGTTCGACGAGCTGCTGCGCGGTGTCCGCGCGAGCGGTGCGGACCTGCGGCAGGTGGAGGTGTCCGGCGGCGTGCGCGTCGGCGCCGTGGGGTCGCTGGTGCTGTGCGCGCCGCTGGAGGGCGACGTCACCGCCGACGGGCGGGCCGTGCCGGTGGGCGAGACGATGATCGCGCGCGAGCCGGTGTCGATCGTCGCCGAGGGGCACCGCGCGGTGCTGTTCGTCGGCACGTACCAGGTGCGGGGCAAGGTGGGCCAGCGCCTGCTGGACGTCCTGCCGCCGCTGCTGGTGGTGCCCGACGGCGCCGGGTGCGAGTCGGTCCGCTCGTTCGTCGACTCGCAGACCCGCGGCGGCGCCCAGATCGCGCAGGACCGCCTGCTGGACTGGCTGGTCGTGTGCACCCTGCGCAGCTGGTTCGACCGGGAAGCCGCCGCCGCACCCGGCTGGCTGCTGGCCATGGCCGACGACGCCATCGGCCCGGTGCTGCGGGCGATGCACACCAAGCCCGACCACCCGTGGACCCTCGCCGCCCTGGCCGACCAGGCGGGCGTGTCCCGCACCACCCTGGCGACCCGGTTCACCAAACTGGTCGGCGACCCCCCGCTGACCTACCTCACCGACTGGCGCATGACCCTCGCCGCCGACCTCCTCACCGACTCCACCACCACCGTCGCCGCAATAGCCCGCCAGGTCGGCTACGCCGACGCGTTCGGCTTCAGCACGGCCTTCAAGCGCTTCCACGGCACCAGCCCGAGCGACTACCGCGCGTCCTGCCGCCCGGACGCCGAGTGCGTGGACCAGGTCTGCTCGTGA
- a CDS encoding NAD(P)H-binding protein, which yields MTILVLGATGKTGRRLYRTLHDAGESVRAASRTSPTRFDWSIPDTWAGALSGASAIYFVAPDDPAPVEAFVEQAVSAGVGRFVVLSGRGLDSSAGDAFPGMAAADRAVSALDVEWTILRPNNFNQNFDEDLWHGPIVSGRLGLPTGGIPEPFIDAQDIADVAATVLTRGGHHGKAYDLSGPEALTFADAVEVISRAANQPVEFVELTPAEYTAELLAAGVPAESVAVLDGLFAYLRTGQNSAPTSNVEDLLGRPARTFADYAARAAGAWS from the coding sequence ATGACGATCCTGGTCCTCGGCGCGACCGGCAAGACCGGCCGCCGCCTCTACCGCACCCTGCACGACGCAGGCGAGTCCGTCCGGGCCGCCTCCCGCACCAGCCCCACCCGGTTCGACTGGTCCATTCCGGACACCTGGGCGGGCGCGCTGTCCGGCGCCTCGGCGATCTACTTCGTCGCACCGGACGACCCGGCGCCGGTCGAGGCGTTCGTCGAGCAGGCCGTGTCGGCCGGTGTCGGCCGCTTCGTGGTCCTCTCCGGCCGGGGCCTCGACAGCTCGGCCGGGGACGCCTTCCCCGGCATGGCCGCGGCGGACCGGGCCGTCAGCGCGCTCGACGTCGAGTGGACCATCTTGCGCCCCAACAACTTCAACCAGAACTTCGACGAGGACCTGTGGCACGGCCCGATCGTGTCGGGCAGGCTGGGGCTGCCGACCGGTGGGATCCCGGAGCCGTTCATCGACGCCCAGGACATCGCCGACGTGGCCGCGACCGTGCTGACCCGCGGTGGCCACCACGGCAAGGCCTACGACCTGTCCGGCCCCGAGGCGCTGACCTTCGCCGACGCCGTGGAGGTCATCTCCCGCGCCGCCAACCAGCCGGTCGAGTTCGTGGAGCTCACCCCCGCCGAGTACACGGCGGAGTTGCTCGCCGCGGGCGTCCCCGCCGAGAGCGTCGCCGTGCTCGATGGGCTCTTCGCCTACCTCCGCACGGGCCAGAACTCCGCGCCCACAAGCAATGTCGAGGACTTGCTGGGCCGTCCAGCACGCACGTTCGCCGACTACGCGGCTCGGGCAGCGGGAGCCTGGTCCTAG
- a CDS encoding ABC transporter ATP-binding protein, producing MIVQGRFIATVAQRLAYRLREQANTKLSRLPLRYFDSRPRGELLSRATNDIDNVGQTVQQISFRVLASFINFVGALTMMLVISSPLTAVLLVTMPAAVLLTRAIGKRAQPGFDREWTATGRLNGHVEEVYSGHEVVTAFGRHAEAERVFAEHNADVRASGVKAEFTSGLIAPAMTFLGNVTYLLVAVLGAVLVTTGALSIGGIQAYLQYAVQVNQPITTLGFLAGRIQSAVASAERVFALLDAEEQAPEVARGRREPGPGAVEFRDVSFGYARDQPLIEHLSLSVRPGQTVAIVGPTGAGKSTLVNLLPRFYDLDGGTITLDGVDIATMTRDDLRAEIALVPQDTWLFHGTIAENIGYGRPGATTGEILAAARAVHLDPLIRALPQGYQTRLDEDGGGLSAGERQLITLARAFLARATVLVLDEATSSVDTRTEVLVQRAMATLRHGRTSIIIAHRLTTIRDADVIVVLANGRIVEQGDHQHLLAARGTYARLHAAQFTAA from the coding sequence ATGATCGTCCAGGGTCGGTTCATCGCCACAGTCGCGCAGCGGCTCGCGTACCGGCTCCGCGAGCAGGCCAACACGAAGCTGAGCCGGTTGCCGCTGCGCTACTTCGACAGCCGGCCGCGCGGCGAACTGCTGTCGCGGGCCACCAATGACATCGACAACGTCGGGCAAACCGTGCAGCAGATCTCGTTCCGGGTGCTGGCGTCGTTCATCAACTTCGTCGGCGCGCTGACGATGATGCTGGTGATCTCATCGCCGCTGACCGCGGTCCTGCTGGTGACGATGCCCGCGGCGGTGCTGCTGACCAGGGCCATCGGCAAGCGCGCGCAGCCGGGGTTCGACCGCGAGTGGACGGCGACAGGCAGGCTCAACGGGCACGTCGAGGAGGTGTACTCCGGCCACGAAGTGGTCACCGCGTTCGGCCGCCACGCCGAAGCCGAGCGGGTGTTCGCCGAGCACAACGCCGACGTGCGCGCCTCTGGCGTCAAGGCCGAGTTCACCTCGGGGCTGATCGCGCCCGCGATGACGTTCCTCGGCAACGTCACCTACCTGCTTGTCGCAGTGCTCGGCGCGGTCCTGGTGACCACGGGTGCGCTGTCGATCGGCGGGATCCAGGCCTACCTGCAGTACGCCGTGCAGGTCAACCAGCCGATCACGACGCTGGGCTTCCTCGCGGGTCGCATCCAGTCGGCTGTCGCGTCGGCGGAGCGGGTGTTCGCGCTGCTCGACGCCGAGGAGCAAGCCCCGGAGGTCGCGCGGGGGCGGCGGGAGCCGGGACCCGGCGCGGTCGAGTTCCGGGACGTGTCGTTCGGCTACGCGCGGGACCAGCCACTGATCGAGCACCTGTCGCTGTCCGTCCGACCAGGACAGACCGTGGCCATCGTCGGGCCGACCGGCGCGGGCAAGTCCACCCTGGTGAACCTGCTGCCGAGGTTCTACGACCTCGACGGCGGCACGATCACCCTGGACGGCGTCGACATCGCCACGATGACCCGTGACGACCTGCGCGCCGAGATCGCCCTGGTGCCGCAGGACACGTGGCTGTTCCACGGGACCATCGCCGAGAACATCGGCTACGGCCGCCCGGGCGCGACCACCGGTGAGATCCTCGCCGCCGCCCGCGCCGTGCACCTGGACCCGCTCATCCGCGCCCTGCCGCAGGGCTACCAGACCCGGCTCGACGAAGACGGCGGTGGCCTGTCCGCGGGCGAACGGCAACTGATCACGCTGGCCCGGGCGTTCCTGGCCCGTGCCACCGTCCTGGTCCTCGACGAGGCGACGAGTTCGGTGGACACCCGCACCGAGGTGCTCGTCCAGCGCGCCATGGCCACCCTGCGCCACGGCAGGACCAGCATCATCATCGCCCACCGCCTCACCACCATCCGGGACGCCGACGTGATCGTGGTCCTGGCGAATGGCCGGATCGTGGAACAGGGCGATCACCAGCACCTCTTAGCGGCCCGAGGTACCTACGCCCGCTTGCACGCCGCGCAGTTCACCGCAGCCTAG
- a CDS encoding ABC transporter ATP-binding protein, which produces MAKLLDADSGSITVGGTDVRELDRDALSSAIGLVPQRTYLFSGTIASNLRYGCPSATDRQLWHALEVAQAREFVEAMPGGLDAPVGQGGSTVSGGQRQRLAIARALVAQPRIYLFDDAFSALDNATDEALRAALAGRSATRR; this is translated from the coding sequence ATGGCGAAGCTCTTAGACGCAGACAGCGGCTCGATCACAGTGGGCGGTACCGACGTCCGCGAGCTAGACCGGGATGCTTTGTCGAGCGCCATTGGCCTTGTGCCACAACGGACGTACCTGTTCTCCGGCACCATCGCGTCGAACCTGAGGTACGGGTGTCCATCAGCCACTGACAGACAACTGTGGCATGCCCTAGAGGTCGCCCAAGCGCGCGAGTTCGTGGAAGCCATGCCCGGTGGGCTGGACGCACCGGTTGGGCAGGGAGGCAGCACCGTCTCCGGCGGGCAGCGCCAACGGCTCGCCATAGCGCGAGCACTTGTTGCCCAGCCCCGGATCTACCTGTTCGACGATGCGTTCTCCGCTTTGGACAACGCGACCGACGAAGCACTACGCGCAGCACTTGCCGGGAGATCAGCGACGCGACGCTAG
- the queD gene encoding 6-carboxytetrahydropterin synthase QueD, whose protein sequence is MEIFREFTFEAAHRLPNVPEGHKCARLHGHSYRVVVTVSGPVDPTAGWVMDFGDLKAAVKPVVAELDHYYLNEIPGLENPTSEVLAEWLWTRLASDLPLSEITVRETCTSGCTYRGPSS, encoded by the coding sequence ATGGAGATCTTCCGCGAGTTCACCTTCGAGGCCGCCCACCGGCTGCCCAACGTCCCGGAGGGCCACAAGTGCGCGCGGCTGCACGGGCACTCTTACCGCGTTGTGGTGACTGTGTCCGGGCCCGTCGACCCCACCGCGGGTTGGGTGATGGACTTCGGCGACCTCAAGGCCGCTGTGAAGCCCGTAGTCGCCGAGCTCGACCACTACTACCTCAACGAGATCCCCGGCTTGGAGAACCCGACGAGCGAGGTGCTGGCGGAGTGGCTGTGGACCCGCCTCGCCAGCGACCTCCCGCTCTCGGAGATCACCGTGCGCGAGACGTGCACCTCCGGCTGCACCTACCGCGGACCGTCGAGCTAG
- a CDS encoding ABC transporter ATP-binding protein: MAEVRYEAASRVYPGSPPVRAVDGLDLSIEDGEFLVLVGPSGSGKSTALRMLAGLEDVDEGAIRIGDRDVTSVPPKGRDIAMVFQSYALYPHMTVAQNMGFALKLQGLSKQVIAEKVTEAAKLLDLEKYLARKPKALSGGQRQRVAMGRAIVRDPAVFLMDEPLSNLDAKLRVETRANIAALQRRLGTTTIYVTHDQVEAMTMGHRVAVLKDGLLQQCDTPRALYDRPANAFVAGFIGSPSMNLRDAVVGNGTLRVGELNVPLTRDTVAAIAQDSLTSVTVGIRPESLGLVPQGTPNAFDLVVELVEELGADALVHGSVAGDPESPRLVLRVDGRTPPSLGQTVRVVLRDPTEIHLFHPESGDRLI, from the coding sequence GTGGCCGAGGTCCGGTACGAAGCTGCGTCGAGGGTGTACCCGGGTTCGCCGCCGGTTCGGGCGGTGGATGGGCTGGACCTGTCGATCGAGGACGGGGAGTTCCTGGTGCTGGTGGGGCCCTCCGGGTCCGGCAAGTCGACGGCGCTGCGGATGTTGGCGGGGCTGGAGGACGTGGACGAGGGTGCGATCCGCATCGGCGACCGCGACGTCACCTCGGTGCCGCCTAAGGGGCGCGACATCGCGATGGTGTTCCAGTCGTACGCGCTCTACCCGCACATGACCGTCGCGCAGAACATGGGCTTCGCGCTCAAGCTGCAGGGGCTGTCCAAGCAGGTCATCGCCGAGAAGGTGACCGAGGCCGCCAAGCTGCTCGACCTGGAGAAGTACCTGGCCCGCAAGCCCAAGGCGCTCTCCGGCGGCCAGCGCCAGCGCGTGGCCATGGGTCGGGCCATCGTGCGCGACCCGGCTGTGTTCCTCATGGACGAGCCGCTGTCGAACCTCGACGCGAAGCTGCGGGTGGAGACCCGGGCCAACATCGCCGCGCTGCAGCGCCGCCTGGGCACGACCACCATCTACGTCACCCACGACCAGGTCGAGGCCATGACCATGGGCCACCGGGTCGCGGTGCTCAAGGACGGGCTGCTGCAGCAGTGCGACACCCCGCGCGCCCTCTACGACCGGCCCGCGAACGCCTTCGTCGCCGGGTTCATCGGCTCGCCGTCGATGAACCTGCGGGACGCCGTGGTCGGCAACGGCACGCTGCGGGTCGGGGAGCTCAACGTCCCGCTGACCCGCGACACCGTGGCCGCCATCGCGCAGGACAGCCTGACCTCGGTGACCGTGGGCATCCGGCCCGAGTCGCTCGGCCTGGTGCCCCAGGGCACGCCGAACGCCTTCGACCTGGTGGTCGAGTTGGTGGAGGAGTTGGGCGCGGACGCGCTGGTGCACGGCTCGGTCGCCGGTGACCCGGAGAGCCCGCGGCTGGTGCTGCGCGTCGACGGCCGGACCCCGCCGAGCCTGGGCCAGACCGTGCGCGTCGTGCTGCGCGACCCGACCGAGATCCACCTGTTCCACCCCGAGAGCGGCGACCGGCTGATATAG
- a CDS encoding alpha/beta fold hydrolase has product MNKIYTSEEGRLAILGQYQRALARWPVPARQMRVPTREGETFVVVSGPEGAPPVVLLHGSGANAAMWAGDVAAWAADFRVYAVDVIGEPGLSAPSRPELAAYAGWLDDVFDHFGLSSAAVVGASLGGWLALDYATRRAERIDRLVLLCPAGIGRQKVAVLLKALLYKPFGRWGMRRSIKAVAGVDAREMPEVSDYLVLTFTHFRPRREQLPVFSDDALRALTMPVLAIVGEKDAMLDSQGTARRLTSTVPHAQVSVLPGVGHSIIGQTRRVLVFLRA; this is encoded by the coding sequence ATGAACAAGATCTACACGAGCGAAGAGGGCAGGCTGGCGATCCTGGGGCAGTACCAGCGAGCACTGGCGAGGTGGCCGGTGCCCGCGCGGCAGATGCGGGTGCCGACGCGGGAGGGGGAGACGTTCGTCGTCGTGAGTGGGCCTGAGGGTGCGCCGCCGGTGGTGTTGTTGCACGGGTCGGGAGCGAACGCGGCGATGTGGGCGGGGGACGTGGCCGCGTGGGCGGCGGACTTTCGCGTGTACGCCGTCGACGTGATCGGGGAGCCCGGGTTGTCGGCGCCGTCACGGCCGGAGTTGGCGGCTTACGCCGGTTGGCTCGATGACGTGTTTGACCACTTCGGACTCAGCAGTGCCGCCGTCGTCGGCGCGTCACTCGGTGGGTGGCTGGCGTTGGACTACGCGACACGACGGGCGGAGCGGATCGACCGGTTGGTGTTGCTGTGCCCGGCCGGGATCGGCAGGCAGAAGGTCGCGGTTCTGCTGAAAGCCCTGCTGTACAAGCCGTTCGGCCGGTGGGGCATGCGCCGATCCATCAAGGCGGTGGCCGGGGTCGACGCCAGGGAGATGCCGGAGGTCTCGGACTACCTCGTGCTGACGTTCACCCACTTCCGGCCACGCCGAGAGCAGCTCCCCGTCTTCTCCGACGACGCCCTCCGCGCGCTCACCATGCCGGTGTTGGCCATCGTCGGCGAGAAGGACGCGATGCTCGACTCCCAAGGAACGGCCAGGCGCCTGACAAGTACCGTTCCGCACGCCCAGGTTTCGGTGCTGCCTGGAGTCGGCCACTCCATCATCGGTCAAACGCGACGGGTGCTTGTGTTCTTGCGCGCTTGA
- a CDS encoding TIGR01777 family oxidoreductase, which produces MELGLVMKIVLPGGTGNVGGFLSRALAAAGHEVVVLSRRAADVGGGIRSVAWDGRALGSWSSEIDGCDAVINLAGRSVSCRYTEENLREMMESRVDSTAVVGEAIAAASAPPRVWLQMSTATIYAHRYDAPNDEPTGIIGGDEPDVPAYWAFSVEIAKQWELAQQQADTPSTRKVALRTAMVMSPDPGSVFDVLSWMARLALGGPVAGGRQYVSWIHARDFLRAVTFLLDHDHLDGPVNLAAPNPLPQRDFIRALRRTWRMPVGLPATKWMAEIGAFALRSDTELLLKSRRVVPTRLLEAGFTFDYPTWPDAATDLVKRARTQAPVAFDR; this is translated from the coding sequence GTGGAGCTAGGGTTGGTCATGAAGATCGTGCTGCCCGGCGGGACCGGGAATGTCGGGGGATTCCTCAGCCGCGCGCTCGCCGCCGCCGGGCACGAGGTGGTCGTGTTGAGCAGGCGGGCCGCCGACGTGGGCGGCGGGATTCGGTCGGTGGCGTGGGACGGTCGCGCGCTCGGGTCGTGGTCGTCGGAGATCGACGGGTGCGACGCGGTGATCAACCTGGCCGGGCGCAGCGTCAGTTGCCGGTACACCGAAGAGAACCTGCGGGAGATGATGGAGTCCCGTGTGGACTCAACGGCGGTGGTGGGCGAAGCGATCGCTGCCGCTTCCGCGCCGCCACGGGTGTGGCTGCAGATGAGCACCGCCACCATCTACGCCCACCGCTACGACGCCCCCAACGACGAACCGACCGGCATCATCGGAGGCGACGAACCCGACGTTCCCGCCTACTGGGCCTTCAGCGTCGAGATCGCCAAGCAGTGGGAACTCGCCCAACAACAAGCCGACACACCGTCCACCCGCAAAGTCGCGCTCCGAACCGCCATGGTCATGAGCCCCGACCCCGGCAGCGTGTTCGACGTCCTCTCCTGGATGGCCCGCCTCGCCCTCGGCGGCCCGGTAGCGGGCGGCAGGCAGTACGTCTCGTGGATCCACGCCCGGGATTTTCTCCGCGCGGTGACCTTCCTCCTCGATCATGACCACCTCGACGGTCCGGTCAACCTGGCCGCGCCCAATCCCCTTCCCCAGCGCGACTTCATCCGCGCCCTCCGCCGAACATGGCGAATGCCCGTCGGACTCCCCGCCACCAAGTGGATGGCGGAGATCGGTGCCTTCGCCCTGCGCTCCGACACCGAGCTACTCCTCAAGAGTCGCCGCGTGGTCCCGACCCGCCTCCTGGAAGCGGGCTTCACCTTCGACTACCCGACCTGGCCCGACGCCGCCACCGACCTTGTCAAGCGCGCAAGAACACAAGCACCCGTCGCGTTTGACCGATGA